The following coding sequences lie in one Oryctolagus cuniculus chromosome 7, mOryCun1.1, whole genome shotgun sequence genomic window:
- the TMEM240 gene encoding transmembrane protein 240, which translates to MPMSANTMIFMILGASIVMAIACLMDMNALLDRFHNYILPHLRGEDRVCHCNCGRHHVHYVIPYDGDQSVVDAAENYFVTDSVTKQEIDLMLGLLLGFCISWFLVWVDGVLHCAVRAWRAGRRYDGSWTWLPKLCSLRELGRRPHRPFEEAAGNMVHVKQKLYHNGHPSPRHL; encoded by the exons atGCCCATGAGCGCGAACACCATGATCTTCATGATTCTGGGGGCGTCGATCGTGATG GCCATCGCTTGCTTGATGGACATGAACGCGCTGCTGGACCGGTTCCACAACTACATCCTCCCGCACCTGCGGGGCGAAGACCGCGTCTGTCACTGCAACTGCGGCCG GCACCACGTCCACTACGTGATCCCGTACGACGGGGACCAGTCGGTGGTGGACGCCGCGGAGAACTACTTTGTGACGGACAGTGTGACCAAGCAGGAGATCGACCTcatgctggggctgctgctgggctTCTGCATCAGCTGGTTCCTGGTGTGGGTGGACGGCGTGCTGCACTGCGCGGTGCGCGCCTGGAGGGCCGGCCGGCGCTACG ATGGCTCGTGGACCTGGCTGCCCAAGCTGTGCAGCCTGCGGGAGCTGGGGCGGCGGCCGCACAGGCCCTTCGAGGAGGCGGCCGGGAACATGGTGCACGTGAAGCAGAAACTCTACCACAACGGCCACCCCAGCCCGCGGCACCTGTGA